A single Oryctolagus cuniculus chromosome 18, mOryCun1.1, whole genome shotgun sequence DNA region contains:
- the LOC100344312 gene encoding protein FAM118A, which yields MESVEKTANRSEQKSRKFLKSLIRKQPQELLLVIGTGVSAAVAPGIPALCSWRSCIEAVIEAAEQLEVLHPGDVAEFRRKVTKDQDLLVVAHDLIRKVSPRTGDTKPNFFQDCLMEVFDSLEQYIQNPAVLQSILSLMDRGTMVLTTNYDNLLELFGQQQNKPMESLDLKDKTKVLQWARGHVKYGALHIHGLYTDPCGMVLDPSGYKDVTQDPEVMEVLQNLYRTKSFLFVGCGETLRDQIFQALFLYSVPDKVDLEHYMLVLKEDEDHFFKHQADMLLHGIKVVSYGDCFAHFPGYVQDLATRICKQPSPDAERVDSTTLLGSACQGCAKRKLEENGIEVSKRVRQPDADDAGGS from the coding sequence ATGGAGTCAGTGGAGAAGACAGCCAATAGAAGTGAGCAGAAgtcaagaaagtttttgaaaagcCTCATCCGGAAACAGCCGCAGGAGCTGCTGCTGGTCATCGGGACCGGGGTCAGCGCGGCCGTGGCCCCGGGGATCCCCGCGCTGTGCTCCTGGAGAAGCTGCATCGAGGCCGTCATCGAGGCCGCGGAGCAGCTGGAGGTGCTGCACCCGGGGGACGTGGCCGAGTTCCGCAGGAAGGTGACGAAGGACCAGGACCTGCTGGTTGTTGCCCACGACCTGATCCGGAAGGTGTCCCCTCGCACGGGCGACACCAAGCCCAACTTCTTCCAGGACTGCCTGATGGAGGTCTTCGACAGCCTGGAGCAGTACATCCAGAACCCTGCGGTGCTGCAGTCCATCCTCAGCCTGATGGACCGGGGCACCATGGTGCTGACCACCAACTACGACAACCTGCTGGAGCTCTTCGGGCAGCAGCAGAACAAGCCCATGGAGTCCCTGGACCTGAAGGACAAGACAAAGGTCCTCCAGTGGGCAAGAGGCCACGTGAAGTACGGGGCTCTGCACATTCACGGCTTGTACACGGACCCCTGTGGGATGGTGCTGGACCCATCGGGCTACAAGGATGTCACCCAGGACCCAGAAGTGATGGAAGTCCTGCAGAACTTGTACCGCACCAAGTCCTTCCTGTTCGTGGGCTGCGGGGAGACCCTCCGTGACCAGATCTTCCAGGCCCTGTTCCTCTACTCGGTGCCGGACAAGGTGGACCTGGAGCACTACATGCTGGTGCTCAAGGAGGACGAGGACCACTTCTTCAAGCACCAGGCGGACATGCTGCTGCACGGCATCAAGGTGGTGTCCTACGGGGACTGCTTCGCCCACTTCCCGGGCTACGTGCAGGACCTGGCCACGCGGATCTGCAAGCAGCCAAGTCCAGATGCGGAGCGCGTGGACAGCACCACGTTGCTGGGGAGCGCGTGTCAGGGCTGTGCGAAGAGGAAGTTAGAAGAGAACGGAATCGAAGTGTCCAAAAGGGTCCGACAGCCAGACGCCGATGATGCCGGAGGGTCCTGA